Below is a genomic region from Prolixibacteraceae bacterium.
GAAAGCAAAAAGGAAAATACATACCGCGATAAAGATACTACCCCATGGTCCCACCATTGTAATCATAGCTTCTTGTGTTAACTGAATACCATCATTGCTACTTGATGTATGAACCCCTGAGATAAGAATCATAAAAGCCGTAGAGCTACAAATAACTAAAGTATCCGTGAATACACCTAATGCTTGAATTAGGCCTTGTTTTGCTGGATGACTAACGGTTGCAGCCGCCGCTGCATTAGGAGCAGATCCCATACCTGCCTCATTTGAGAATAGTCCTCTTTTGATTCCTTGAGTGACTGCTGCACCTAGAGCTCCTGCAGCAGCTTGGTTAATACCAAATGCGCCATCTAGAATTGTCTTGAAGAGGTGTGGTATTAATGAGATGTTTGTAATAATGATATATAGTGCAACCATTATATAAGAGATAGCCATGATAGGCACAATCGCATTCGTTGCTTTCGCAATTCTTTTCACACCACCGAAAATAATTGCCCCCGTTAGAATTACAAGTATAATCCCCATTATCTCGGGATTTGTTGAAAAAGATTTATTAAAAGCAGCTGAAATAGTATCTGATTGTACTGCATTAAAAACAAATCCATAGCAGATGGTGATAAGGATGGCAAATGCAATTCCAAGTTTTCTATTCTTTAGAGCTTGCTCCATATAGTAAGCTGGCCCTCCTTTAAATGCGCCTGCTTCTTTATCTTCAACTTTATAGACCTGTGCTAAGGTGCTTTCAATAAATGCTGAAGCCGATCCTAACAGTGCGATTAACCACATCCAAAAAACAGCCCCTGGTCCCCCTGCAGCTACT
It encodes:
- a CDS encoding alanine:cation symporter family protein, which produces MFDTIEKMISQFDGFITLYLLIPVLLLAGLYFTFKTKFVQFTNFREMFRLLTEGNNEKGGISSFQAFTISLASRVGTGNLAGVALAVAAGGPGAVFWMWLIALLGSASAFIESTLAQVYKVEDKEAGAFKGGPAYYMEQALKNRKLGIAFAILITICYGFVFNAVQSDTISAAFNKSFSTNPEIMGIILVILTGAIIFGGVKRIAKATNAIVPIMAISYIMVALYIIITNISLIPHLFKTILDGAFGINQAAAGALGAAVTQGIKRGLFSNEAGMGSAPNAAAAATVSHPAKQGLIQALGVFTDTLVICSSTAFMILISGVHTSSSNDGIQLTQEAMITMVGPWGSIFIAVCIFLFAFSSIIGNYYYGESNIKFITEKKKYLQLYRVLVLGMVIFGALASSSLVWNLADIFMVFMALLNLFAIIQLAPIAIRVLKNYTQQRKKGKNPVFKAKDVGLDNETQCWN